The genomic window GAGTGaataacatagcctaaatcacgTACAAGTTGCTTTctgagtctaaaaaaaaaaaaaaaaaatctattcagaGTATAGAAGAGTGGACTGCCCTGGAGGCACCACATAGTATCAGTCTACTTTATagagcaaataaaaaataaaaagcatgaCACTGCTGGACTGACAAAAACATGGCATAAGGGGGCCTTAAATCGGCAACGCTGGGGACATAAAGGTgttattttttgttatatatcTGCAGTGTGAGGTAGAAAATCATTAGCAAAGGGTCTCATGTTGCCGAAATGCAGTGGAGTTCCACTTTGGAGTTGGTGGCCATATCCTTATAAAACAAGGAATGAGGAAagcaacttaaagtgactctgtacccaaaatctgtcctccccaaaccacctgtacctttggatagctgcttttactccaatatgtgtcctggggtccattcggcaggtgatgcggttattgtcctaaagaacaacttttaaacttgcagccccttgcccaacgtccgtggcctagagtatctgtgccataactttgcaccacccctccgtccctcctcatcattaggaatgccactggcaggatttttcctattcctctgcagtgaacattgcacaggtgtcttaacggtCCAGCCGTGCTTACACAGCTGATGactaggagaatacctgcctggagcattcctaatgatgaggagggtggggaggagggaaagagaggttgtgccagcctaatgcacagacactctaggtcaaggccgtttggcacggggctgcaagtttaaaagttgttttttaggacaataactgcatcacctgccgaacggaccccaggacagatcttggagcaAAGCTCCGGCCGTGCTGGTTACATCTAgacacatggcattttttccatttccaccacCACCCTAAGTATACCAGTTGAAAAAGGTCATATGAGACCGAAACGTCCGTTATGGTATATGTTCTATGGATGAATTGTGATATAAAAATGCATGTGTTCAGTCACGGAGCCAACTTGTGTGTAtacatattggaataaagtatgAAATAAGAAACAAGCAAGATTACTGTTTCTGGGTGTgcaaataatattatataatattagatCCTGGAGCAAAAGCAGCTATtgaaaggtacaagcggtttgggggggggggggggggggcagattgtgggcacagggtCACTTTAAAAATTCAAGACAGGCCCTCCAGTGGTACCATAGAGGTAAAAATCAATTCTAATCAAGAAGGTAGGACTCCCACCTAGTAGCCTCTTGGCCATCACCCCACAGAGGGGGTAcaatgacggggggggggggggttctgccggCTGGGGTGTTCCTAAAGGATTGGGGCCCATCACAACAGTGGCTAGGAGTGCAGAGGAAAACTCTGATCATCATTGACAAAAGCGAATTGCTTCAAAaacctaagggggagatttatcaaagggtgtaaaatttagactggtgcaaactgcccacagcaaccaatcacagctcagctttaggcagtgctgaaaggaaagaggagctgtgattggttgttgtgggcagtttgcaccagtctaaattttacactctttgataaatctccccctgagtgtttattacaataaaataaaagaacagaTAACGCTTTTAGGTTCTACCCTTTCCGGCTGCCTCTGGACCTGGAGAAGGGATAACACCCAAAACACATCCCGCACACTTATGTTTCTTGTATTACAATGAACACTTATGTTTTTGAAGCCATACACGCTTGTCAGTGTGGATTCCACTTGGAGGCGCCCCTCTCTGGTGATCTGACACTGACAGCACCTGAGCCATCACACATAATGGGAGAGCCCCTACTCTGCTGCTGGATAGCTACAACATACAAGTCACACAAGTTATCCCTCAGCAGCCAATCCCAATGGCCGGGATATACCACGTGACGGATTAGAAGCCAGAGCACGTACTGTTACTTATGGGAACAATCCATGCGCACGGTTCGGAGCAGGAGCCACACTTGCGTTACTGCGTCCCCTCCGCGCCCGGTCTCTCAGCCCACTAGGCGCCGGCTGTAGATCTCCATTAGTTCAAAGCTTTCTAGTCCTGACCACCTTCCCCCTTAGATTGTGTAAACGAAAGTAGCGCTAAGTACAGGAAGCAGGAAGACAACCACGCTCAGTATCAGCCATGGACGGGCAGAGCCAACAGCTGATTGGACAAGGCTCACAGCCACGCCTCCTTACAGGAGCCCACCGAGCCAAACATAATGTAACCCGGGGGTAGGCTTTTCCTGTAGCTCAGCCATAGTGGCGCGGTTGGTGTCCGGGCATCTGTTGTTGTTACTGTATCAGGCTGCAGAATAGGGCTGACCTGCCCGGGGGAGACTGTGGGCTCAGACAGATCTGTCTGGTACTTACCTGGGGCAACCCTTGGCAGTGCGCTAGGGGTTGCGGTAAGAAGTGTCGTTCACACGAGTGGTGGTGGGATCCTGCGTTTTCTCATGGCTCCACATCCTTCTTTATAAGGCCTGCCATTGCACCAGTGTCTAACTCACTATGCCCTGCGAAGAGCAGGAGAGACGGATTCAGAAACTGATACAGGAAGGTAAAATCCATCTCCTCCAGGAGGAGCTTCAGAGGGACAGCAGGCTGCTGGCTGATCTCAGGAGGAAACACTTTGGCAGGTCTGGGGACACTGTCTTGCACTATGCTGCCCGCCATGGCCACCTTCCTGTCCTCTCCTACCTGGTGGAGGTGGTCGGGATGGATGTGGCGGTCCGGAATAATGATTACAAGAGACCTCTCCATGAAGCGGCCTCCATGTCCCACCGAGACTGCCTGCTCTACTTACTAAGTAAGGGTGCGGAGGTAGACTGCCTGAAGAAGGCCGACTGGTAAGGCCCAGCTGCTGGCAACTCACCATCTGACTCCCTCACTCACCATTCAGATGGACTAGTCAGAAAATCAAAACTTCAGGATGGTAAACCAGTGCCGTGGCTAGGCATACCCCTACACCTAAGTCATCAATTAGTCTGAAAGGCAGATTAGGTCTACTTTGTCGTATTTAGGagatcaggttacatgctgcccatacaaATCTATGGAGAGAGGAATGCGAGTAGCTGGAGAGACAGTTAGATAGACTACTTGATTCACGGAACTCACCCAGggcttgattcacagcttagactgctcagtAGTGCTCCGTAATGTCCTCCAAGATTCCGCCTCCTATGGTATATGAATAGAAGTCATAGAAGAGCAGGGTCTCCTCTTTTGGATGTGTGCCGTGTACAGGAACCAGCCTATAGACATGGAGACAGctacacagctctgctatcctTCACAGCGACACTGGCAATGAGAAATATATACAGCATTACCCATATCCATAGTAGGTATATGTCATAATAGTGAACATGAGCTTTAGTAATTACATTCATGCTGAGCTAGTCAGCTGCCAACATGTACAGAGACAAGTAACTTCCAATGTTATTTGTGCACCTCTGAAGGGgtctaaagtctatggagcccaccatCTGGATCGTATAATGGCAGTTTGCATCACACTGACATGTCATGTGTTTTGATTGGTGGAGGTTTTActtctgagacccccactgatcaggagaatgatccAAGTGCCTTTCACTCCCCTAGCTCATGGCGATATTTCCCCTAGgcctctccattataagtcttTGGAGCTGCCTGGACGGAGGTGATTGACAGTGGGGAAGTGCAGCGTGCTGGTCCTCACTGATCGGTGGGGTCTCAACGGTGACAGTTAtgtgacatggcaaaagtttaaaATTCTGACAGATATGCTGTAAGAAATGTACTAAATGGGCCATTATTGCTCTTTGGATCCTACCACCATAGACTTTGGGAGCAGGCAAATAATCCCTAGCTTTAGACACAGGCTGAGAGCAGTATCAGATCTTTATTAGCTGATATCTTATTAGGGCAGATTTGGCTATTTGCGTGTCCCTTTTTAGAATAACTGTTCTCGGTCACGCTGTCACTTCACATCAATATAGAGGGGTGTTGGGAAATAATAATGCTGAGGACATAGTCGATAACTTAGAGTGGATTATTGAGTGGTGCAGCGCTGAGCTTACCTTGTCTTCTGCAGGGAAGGGttatccttgttttttttttccactggtcAGTCGTCTCTATTCATGTAACATCTGTTTTTTTAGGACTCCCCTAATGATGGCTTGCACAAGAAAAAACATAGATGTCATCAAAGATCTCATTGAGCACAAGGCCGACCCCAAGTTGAAAAACAAGGATGGCTGGAACAGTTTTCATATTGCATCTAGAGAAGGTGACCCTACTGTCATCACCTATCTGCTGGATACCTTCCCTGACATCTGGAATACTGAAAGCAAGATAAAGAGGACACCTCTGCACACAGCAGGTAGTGCCACCAACCCTGACAGGCTTCCTCATTACAGTGGTGTATAAGTCATTCTAAAGTGCTGCAGTATGTCAGAGAAATCATATTTGTAACACTGTCCAGGAACTGGCCTCCGAAAAGCTGATTTTTCAACTTGTGCCCATgggtttacttaaagggattggccactttatagtaaaattgctcagtgtacagtattagtaagtgtactcactgtatatactgacagcagctccctgtgtacctcatagagctaatatcacatgcccctcctccaggctgtgctgtcctactttgtggtgattctgtcaataagatggcagacatgaaggagcatgtgaccaagtcCCACCTTCAGTGTCCTCCATACGAATATACAAGCTTagtggggcggggcatggtcacatgctcctccatttcGGCCATCTTAAGGATTgaattaccacagagcagggcagcccagccttgaggaggggagtctgatattagctctatgaggtacacagggagctgccgtcagtaagTATAATgcgtacagttactaatactgtatactgaaccattttactataaagtggccaaccccattTAACCATTAGTTAAATGGGAAAGTTAGTTTATTACACACTACAATAAAATGTATAGCTTTTAACTCTTGTTCTTTTTTCAGCAATGAATGGATGTTTTGACGTAGTACAGATTCTTCTAGAAAGGTAACGTTTCTAGTTATATGTTGGATTATTAAGCCAAAACATATCTAATTCTCTAGAATTATAGAATGATATTTAACAGGCTAGGTGGATGTGTTCACTGTAATATTCTATGATTAAGCTGCTTTATCATAAATGTAGAGTTCTTTGGcatcactttatgatcagtgAGGTCTGACCTCTGGGTATCCCCACTGTGCGAATGAATGGGACACAGAAcagtactttttttattttttattcctcTCCACAGTTTTTTCCATACACAGATGTCTTTATTAGTCCCTTAGTCATTAGAATGGAGCTTGAGCATGCATGACCCATCCCAAGGAAAAGGATCAATTCTGATGATCAGTGGATGACCCCTCTGGTTAGACACTTACCACCAATCCTCCTCTGTTTCTGCTTTTTagatttgtggtttttttttttgtttaaataaagaacttccaggtcacaggggtcagcggttacatcacagctctgcaaaccaatagctccacccctcctctctgaatatagctccaccccctcctctctgaatataGCTTCTcctactctacccataggcaggaaatgtctgtcttactacaagtgtcttttgagcagcatgtGTCTCCCAATTATTTatattatcaaatcaactagtttttatctgtaggactacaaaccccaaacacacatgtacatgttaggagttgtaatCCTGGATTACATCTACACTACACTAGCCATCCTACAGGTTGGtggggtctcaatgaggcaggattctaTTACAAGTTTACttcagcaagaaatagatagaatggtgactgacatgaggtaaaacagcacctctcctctatattacacacagcagcagcctctctcctctccatattacacacagcagtagcctctctcctctccatattaaacatagcagcagcctctctcctctccatattacacagagcagcagcctctctcctctatattacacacagcagcagcctctctcctctccatattacacacagcagcagcctctctcctctccatattacacacagcagcagcctctctcctctccatattacacacagcagtagcctctctcctctccatattacacacagagcagcagcctctctcctctccatattacacagagcagcagcctctctcctctatattacacacagcagcagcctctctcctctccatattacacacagcagcagcctctctcctctccatattacacacagcagcagcctctctcctctccatattacacacagcagcagcctctctcctctatattacacacagcagcagcctctctcctctccatattacacacagcagcagcctctctcctctatattacacacagcagcagcctctctcctctccatattacacacagcagcagcctctctcctctccatattacacacagcagcagcctctctcctctctatattacacacagcagcagcctctctcctctccatattacacacagcagtagcctctctcctctatattacacacagcagcagcctctctcctatccatattacacacagcagcagcctctctcctctccatattacacacagcagcagcctctctcctctccatattacacacagcagcagcctctctcctctctatattacacacagcagcagcctctctcctctccatattacacacagcagcagcctctctcctctatattacacacagcagcagcctctctcctctctatattacacacagcagcagcctctctcctctccctattacacacagcagcagcctctctcctctccatattacacacagcagcagcctctctcctctccatattacacacagcagcagcctctctcctctccatattacacacagcagcagcctctcttctctccataattacacacagcagcagcctctctcctctccatattacacacagcagcagcctctctcctctccatattacacacagcagcagcctctctcctctccctattacacacagcagcagcctctctcctctccatattacacacagcagcagcctctctcctctccatattacacacagcagcagcctctcttctctccataattacacacagcagcagcctctctcctctccatattacacacagcagcagcctctctcctctccatattacacacagcagcagcctctctcctctccctattacacacagcagcagcctctctcctctccctattacacacagcagcagcctctctcctctccatattacacacagcagcagcctctctcctctccatattacacacagcagcagcctctttcctctccatattacacacagcagcagcctctctcctctccatattacacacagcagcagcctctctcctctccatattacacacagcagcagcctctctcctctccatattacacacagcagcagcctctctcctctccatattacacacatcagcagcctctctcctctccatattacacacagcagcagcctctcctctctccataattacacacagcagtagcctctctcctctccatattacacacagagcagcagcctctctcctctccatattacacacagcagcagcctctctacccccatattacacacagcagcagcctctctcctctccatattacacacagcagcagcctctctcctctccatattacacacatcagcagcctctctcctctccatattacacacagcagcagcctctctcgtctccatattacacacagcagcagcctctctcctatccatattacacacagcagcagcctctctcctatccatattacacacagcagcagcctctctcctctccatattacacacagcagcagcctctctcctctccat from Dendropsophus ebraccatus isolate aDenEbr1 chromosome 1, aDenEbr1.pat, whole genome shotgun sequence includes these protein-coding regions:
- the ANKRD16 gene encoding ankyrin repeat domain-containing protein 16 isoform X1, producing MPCEEQERRIQKLIQEGKIHLLQEELQRDSRLLADLRRKHFGRSGDTVLHYAARHGHLPVLSYLVEVVGMDVAVRNNDYKRPLHEAASMSHRDCLLYLLSKGAEVDCLKKADWTPLMMACTRKNIDVIKDLIEHKADPKLKNKDGWNSFHIASREGDPTVITYLLDTFPDIWNTESKIKRTPLHTAAMNGCFDVVQILLERCNYDPDCKDSCGVTPFMDAVQNGHVQIAELLIEKKKVCYTAVDIMGAQALHQAAVTGQDKSLQYLVTHLGVNVNERATSMQLSPLHYAAKEGHISSLSTLLSLGADLNSQDSKGRSALHMACSGQHAACVDFLLKSGLKDTADCNGTFAEQLSKKDEVKKVFALFQEQDKKKT